A single Arcanobacterium canis DNA region contains:
- the panD gene encoding aspartate 1-decarboxylase: MRKMVSGKIHRATVTGADLHYVGSVTVDADLLDAANILPGECVDIANVTNGTRLSTYTIPGERGKGEVILNGAAAHHASAGDIVILMAYQWVDEERARANTPAVVFVDQHNHIVDVGQNPGKVPPNDQGLKSSGI; this comes from the coding sequence ATGCGCAAGATGGTTTCGGGAAAGATCCATCGTGCAACAGTGACCGGAGCAGATTTGCACTATGTCGGGTCAGTGACCGTAGATGCAGATCTGCTTGACGCAGCAAATATATTGCCGGGTGAATGTGTGGATATCGCCAACGTGACCAACGGTACGCGTCTTTCCACCTATACAATTCCTGGTGAGCGCGGCAAGGGCGAAGTGATTCTCAACGGCGCGGCTGCGCATCATGCCAGCGCAGGTGACATTGTGATTCTCATGGCCTATCAGTGGGTGGATGAGGAACGTGCCCGAGCCAATACTCCAGCGGTGGTATTCGTTGACCAGCATAATCATATCGTTGACGTCGGCCAGAACCCCGGAAAGGTTCCGCCAAATGATCAAGGTTTGAAATCTTCCGGCATCTAA
- the panC gene encoding pantoate--beta-alanine ligase: MKVVKTKTELKSELAKLEGTRSLVMTMGALHEGHLSLVAQAKAETDHTVVSIFVNPLQFGPGEDYEAYPRTLEADVALLEPYGVDLVFAPEVEEMYPREPLVRIDPGPVATVLEGKTRPTHFAGVLQVVHKVMNLVRPQLAYFGQKDAQQLALIRTMVADLDMNLEIRAVPIKREESGLAMSSRNTYLSESDRQDALALSRALTAGRSAAEEGASAGEVLRVARESIHEANVRVDYLVLVDPQTFTELDDNAHGEGLLAVAAYVGPTRLIDNMEVSIA; encoded by the coding sequence GTGAAGGTCGTCAAAACGAAGACCGAACTGAAAAGCGAACTGGCGAAACTCGAAGGTACCCGCTCGCTCGTGATGACGATGGGAGCTTTGCACGAAGGACACCTTTCCCTTGTGGCACAAGCCAAAGCAGAGACGGATCACACCGTAGTCTCGATTTTCGTCAACCCCTTGCAGTTCGGGCCAGGTGAAGACTACGAAGCATACCCACGCACCTTGGAAGCCGACGTCGCTCTTCTTGAGCCGTACGGGGTTGACCTTGTGTTCGCACCTGAAGTGGAGGAGATGTATCCGCGTGAACCACTCGTGCGCATCGATCCTGGGCCAGTGGCAACCGTTCTGGAGGGCAAGACACGTCCGACACACTTTGCTGGTGTGCTCCAGGTGGTTCACAAGGTCATGAACTTGGTGCGTCCACAACTGGCGTACTTTGGGCAAAAGGATGCACAGCAGCTTGCACTGATTCGTACGATGGTGGCTGATTTGGACATGAATCTTGAGATCCGTGCAGTCCCGATCAAGCGGGAAGAATCAGGACTTGCGATGAGTTCTCGCAATACGTATCTCTCTGAAAGCGACCGTCAGGATGCGCTTGCCTTGTCTCGCGCACTGACAGCTGGACGGAGCGCTGCCGAGGAGGGCGCCTCAGCTGGCGAAGTGCTTCGTGTTGCACGCGAGTCAATTCACGAGGCCAATGTGCGCGTGGATTACTTAGTTTTAGTTGACCCTCAAACATTTACTGAACTTGATGACAACGCACATGGGGAAGGGCTTCTTGCTGTTGCCGCCTATGTGGGGCCCACCCGGCTAATCGATAACATGGAGGTGTCGATTGCTTAA
- a CDS encoding Rossmann-like and DUF2520 domain-containing protein: MNTTSLDVGIVSAGKVGAALGSALRAAGHSVIGAYATSEESLDRLENMLPGVPALDVQTIIKRSQLVVFAVPDRELIPLVEGLTKLGAWQPGQIVMHTAGRYGADILAGAAGAGALTLAVHPAMTFTGTSLDIARLQGCPFSVSAAPMLEPIGLALVTEMGGEGTVIADADRPLYHAALAHGANHLVTVVAQAERILAEIGIDDPGAYLRPLTQAALEGALSSGETLQTGPVVRGDAITVRGHLDKLDELADDVPQLADVAQTYRALARATVARALSRGVINESQAEEMINIVEES; encoded by the coding sequence GTGAATACCACGAGTTTAGACGTTGGAATCGTCTCCGCTGGCAAAGTTGGTGCCGCTCTCGGTAGTGCCCTACGTGCGGCGGGGCACTCAGTCATTGGCGCGTATGCTACCTCCGAAGAATCGCTGGATCGTCTTGAAAATATGCTTCCCGGTGTGCCGGCGCTCGATGTACAGACGATTATTAAGCGTTCGCAGTTGGTGGTATTTGCGGTTCCGGATCGTGAACTCATCCCTCTTGTCGAGGGACTGACGAAACTTGGCGCATGGCAACCAGGACAGATCGTCATGCACACTGCCGGGCGCTACGGAGCAGATATTCTCGCTGGTGCTGCTGGCGCAGGCGCATTAACACTCGCCGTCCATCCCGCGATGACTTTTACTGGAACATCCCTCGATATCGCTCGCCTTCAAGGATGTCCTTTTTCGGTCTCAGCCGCTCCGATGCTTGAGCCGATTGGTCTTGCGTTGGTCACTGAAATGGGGGGCGAAGGCACCGTCATCGCCGACGCTGACCGGCCGTTGTATCATGCGGCACTTGCTCATGGAGCCAATCATCTCGTCACCGTTGTCGCGCAGGCTGAACGCATACTGGCAGAAATTGGAATAGACGACCCAGGGGCATATTTGCGTCCCTTGACTCAGGCTGCCTTGGAGGGGGCACTTTCATCAGGTGAAACCCTCCAAACCGGCCCCGTCGTGCGCGGTGATGCCATCACAGTTCGCGGGCACCTCGACAAACTCGACGAGCTTGCTGATGACGTGCCTCAACTGGCCGACGTCGCTCAAACGTACAGGGCTCTTGCCCGCGCCACTGTGGCCCGTGCGCTTTCGCGCGGAGTGATTAACGAAAGTCAAGCTGAAGAAATGATCAACATTGTGGAGGAATCGTGA